One segment of Arvicanthis niloticus isolate mArvNil1 chromosome 5, mArvNil1.pat.X, whole genome shotgun sequence DNA contains the following:
- the LOC117708693 gene encoding LOW QUALITY PROTEIN: PRAME family member 12-like (The sequence of the model RefSeq protein was modified relative to this genomic sequence to represent the inferred CDS: substituted 1 base at 1 genomic stop codon), producing MSTYDPPRFRHLALEQLLRNYAIDFSDLKDLPDMLFPLLLKEAFNGRHTEILKSIVVAWPFTCLPVGSLLKTDNVEMMQAVLDGIDKLLTENVRLMEKLQVLDLKNVHQDFWDVWAEREEEVCSADTLSKQQVPESLPSYALRQPLQVVTDLNLFFSLNKYQKCLLQWAQKNKDSLQLICQKMKNFDLPPDIIIEVLNIFQPNSIEELKIHTKQVLSFLDFFAPFLGQMRHLLKFNLNQIHFEFSVLDPMTDVKKCAAKFLSRFSKLNQLQHLHMNGVYFSYDNMKELFRCLKSPLESLSMTFCHLSKSDLQHMSVCQSLYQLKHLHFSNVVFSKSCFKSLQILLENVSGILQTLQLETCRMKDSQLKVLLPALSQCCQLTRINIYGNKFSSSALKKLLQCLANLRELTVEPEPALLEXQDHLGFVVMKRFSELCPDFMDMLMAQRQLKIIIFATAPCPCCWLCCIYDMKTRLCLC from the exons ATGAGCACTTATGACCCTCCCAGATTCAGACACCTGGCACTGGAGCAGCTGCTGAGAAATTATGCCATAGATTTCTCTGATCTGAAGGACCTGCCTGATATGCTTTTCCCACTACTCCTCAAAGAGGCCTTCAatggcagacacacagagatattgAAATCGATAGTGGTAGCCTGGCCCTTTACCTGCCTCCCTGTGGGGTCACTGCTGAAAACTGACAATGTGGAGATGATGCAAGCTGTGCTGGATGGCATAGATAAACTGCTGACAGAGAATGTTCGACTCAT GGAGAAACTTCAAGTGTTGGACCTGAAAAATGTGCACCAGGATTTCTGGGATGTATGGGctgaaagagaggaggaagtctGCTCTGCAGATACTTTGAGCAAGCAGCAAGTTCCAGAGAGCCTTCCTAGTTATGCACTGAGGCAGCCTTTACAGGTGGTCACTGACCTGAACCTCTTCTTCTCTCTGAACAAATACCAAAAATGCTTGCTGCAGTGGGCCCAGAAGAACAAAGACTCTTTGCAGCTAATCTGTCAGAAGATGAAAAATTTTGACTTGCCACCAGACATTATCATAGAGGTCTTGAACATTTTCCAGCCAAACTCTATTGAGGAATTGAAAATACACACAAAGCAGGTCCTGTCCTTCCTAGATTTCTTTGCACCTTTCCTTGGACAGATGAGACATCTTCTCAAATTCAACCTAAATCAAATCCACTTTGAATTTAGTGTTCTGGACCCAATGACAGATGTAAAGAAGTGTGCTGCCAAATTCCTTTCTCGGTTCTCCAAACTCAACCAGCTCCAGCATCTCCACATGAATGGTGTCTACTTTTCCTATGACAACATGAAAGAGTTGTTCAG ATGCCTGAAGAGCCCCTTGGAATCCTTGTCAATGACTTTCTGCCATCTCTCAAAGTCAGACTTGCAACACATGTCAGTGTGTCAGAGCCTCTATCAACTGAAACACCTGCATTTCAGTAATGTCGTGTTTTCTAAGTCATGTTTCAAGAGTCTCCAAATTCTCCTAGAGAATGTATCTGGAATTCTGCAGACCCTGCAGTTAGAGACCTGCAGGATGAAGGACTCTCAGCTCAAAGTACTCTTGCCTGCCCTGAGTCAATGTTGCCAGCTCACCAGAATCAATATCTATGGCAACAAATTCTCCAGTTCTGCGTTGAAGAAACTTCTGCAATGCTTGGCCAATCTCAGAGAGTTGACTGTAGAGCCAGAGCCTGCCCTTCTAGAGTGACAAGATCACCTGGGGTTTGTTGTGATGAAGAGATTTTCTGAACTGTGTCCTGATTTCATGGATATGCTCATGGCCCAAAGGCAGCTCAAGATAATCATCTTTGCTACAGCTCCCTGCCCTTGTTGTTGGCTGTGCTGCATCTATGACATGAAGACTAGACTTTGCCTTTGTTGA